In Arthrobacter ramosus, one DNA window encodes the following:
- a CDS encoding SDR family NAD(P)-dependent oxidoreductase — MTDNFQSRVAVVTGAGRGLGEAVVDRLVEAGARVVVVDREGDDAAAVAGRYGSRAISVQADVSTEAGVEHYIAAGLEAFDRIDMHHLNVGIVGSPARLVDLSLDDFRHVMEVNVISTFLGIRAALRQFESQGGGGTVLATCSVSGTHGSHDIIPYQASKGAVLSLLRGSAMYGAPMGVRVNGIAPGLIATQQAFDGVVIDAIQENLLRRGGTVPLRRAGHPGEIADAAAFLLSDRSSYITGQLLYVDGGASQVWSVRGAGGAGAWDTTPVDDYVRGR, encoded by the coding sequence ATGACGGATAACTTCCAAAGCCGTGTAGCGGTAGTCACCGGTGCCGGCCGCGGACTCGGTGAGGCAGTGGTCGACCGCCTGGTCGAGGCGGGTGCGCGGGTCGTCGTCGTGGACCGTGAAGGCGACGACGCCGCCGCGGTCGCAGGGCGGTATGGCAGCCGGGCAATCAGCGTGCAAGCGGATGTCTCCACTGAGGCAGGCGTCGAGCACTACATCGCCGCGGGTCTGGAGGCCTTCGACCGCATCGACATGCATCACCTGAACGTGGGCATCGTCGGCAGTCCCGCGCGCCTCGTCGACCTCAGCCTGGACGATTTCCGTCACGTGATGGAGGTGAATGTCATCAGCACCTTCCTCGGTATTCGCGCGGCACTTCGCCAGTTCGAGTCGCAGGGAGGCGGCGGAACGGTTCTCGCTACATGTTCCGTCAGCGGGACGCACGGTAGCCATGACATCATTCCTTACCAAGCGTCCAAGGGCGCAGTGCTGTCGCTGCTGCGCGGTTCGGCGATGTACGGGGCACCGATGGGCGTGCGGGTTAACGGGATCGCCCCGGGGCTCATCGCCACACAGCAGGCCTTTGACGGCGTTGTCATCGATGCCATCCAAGAGAATCTTCTCCGCCGTGGTGGCACCGTGCCGCTGCGTCGCGCGGGCCATCCCGGCGAAATCGCAGATGCCGCGGCATTCCTGCTTTCCGACCGGTCCAGCTATATCACGGGACAGCTCCTCTACGTCGACGGCGGTGCGTCCCAGGTCTGGAGCGTCCGAGGGGCCGGCGGAGCGGGCGCGTGGGATACCACGCCGGTCGATGACTACGTTCGCGGTCGCTGA
- a CDS encoding HpcH/HpaI aldolase/citrate lyase family protein: protein MSTTSTDLTARTPRQEYASMISLIEVPVLNEKYWSKVPEVAADGIMLDLEDSATPENKERVRERVIEVLADIDYFGERRIIVRSNNIGSPWGRADLEALAAVDADIVISYPKVETVEELDEVVAIMRGAGRVHPLHVMIETARALIELDRIAAHPAVVGLHFGYVDLAADIGSRPFDADGMLSSLTSGYARAKIAAAAAAYGLWATGGSLIPEYKDLEKVRAFIQTWSDLGFTACIAVSPAHLPIINEVMRPSAAEVDRARQVCDAYEETAARGEPAAVLNGRVITLPDYRVARLVLERA, encoded by the coding sequence ATGAGTACAACCTCCACAGACCTGACCGCACGCACACCGCGCCAAGAATATGCGAGCATGATCAGCCTCATCGAGGTCCCGGTGCTCAACGAGAAGTATTGGTCCAAGGTTCCGGAGGTCGCGGCCGACGGAATCATGCTCGACCTCGAAGACTCTGCCACCCCCGAAAACAAGGAGCGGGTACGCGAACGGGTCATCGAAGTGCTCGCAGACATCGACTACTTCGGCGAGCGCCGCATCATTGTCCGTAGCAACAACATCGGCTCGCCCTGGGGACGGGCCGACCTGGAGGCACTCGCCGCCGTCGACGCGGATATCGTCATCTCCTACCCGAAGGTCGAAACGGTCGAGGAGCTCGACGAGGTTGTTGCGATCATGCGTGGAGCCGGCAGGGTTCACCCACTTCATGTGATGATCGAAACCGCCCGCGCGCTTATTGAGCTCGACCGCATCGCGGCGCACCCGGCCGTCGTCGGCCTGCACTTCGGATACGTCGACCTCGCCGCCGACATCGGCTCACGGCCCTTCGACGCCGACGGCATGCTCTCGTCGCTGACCAGCGGGTACGCACGCGCGAAGATCGCCGCCGCAGCTGCCGCCTACGGGCTGTGGGCAACCGGAGGCTCGCTGATCCCCGAGTACAAGGACCTCGAGAAGGTCCGCGCATTTATCCAAACGTGGTCCGATCTCGGCTTCACCGCCTGCATCGCGGTCTCGCCCGCCCACCTGCCCATCATCAATGAAGTCATGCGCCCCTCGGCCGCCGAGGTGGATCGGGCGCGCCAGGTGTGCGACGCGTACGAAGAGACCGCGGCAAGAGGTGAGCCTGCTGCAGTGCTCAACGGCCGGGTCATCACGTTGCCCGATTACAGGGTTGCCAGGCTCGTCCTCGAACGCGCATAA